In one window of Litorilinea aerophila DNA:
- a CDS encoding oligosaccharide flippase family protein, with the protein MNRDISLERRRFALNYGALFTGTAIARVLAGISLILVARQIGTAQFGQFTASLALTKITSVAFALGLEGWLLGNGFREGNHQLLSQRSTSVLLITTGFGLLWLGAYILIGHWLNPDIFPYSVVLLCALSVWFEEILNVVATTFKTALHNFITFWIITGSQFLLITLIFIQAISGQDQLLPFLQFRVLGMAFSAGVALLVMEKFISFRVARDEIINTLKACPPFALSLTLNLVYERIDVVIVGAWLGKELVGIYTPATTILIALFLIPGTLYGIISPLMSQLAVQSFVRLKRFFYRTLLGSAGLGFCLTLSLYFVAPHLILWLYGPDYQQAGVLLAVLSGVLFFRSLTFPLAAFLIAVRWQTKRLLPQTLSAATNLVLNLLIVQTRGVRGVAWVYVLSEAILMIGHLLLATVWLFKAREKGLRTL; encoded by the coding sequence ATGAATAGGGATATTTCGCTAGAGCGACGCCGATTTGCACTTAACTACGGAGCTCTCTTCACCGGCACTGCAATTGCTCGTGTTCTTGCAGGCATTTCCTTAATCTTGGTCGCACGTCAAATCGGTACAGCACAGTTTGGTCAGTTCACAGCCAGTTTAGCTTTAACAAAAATTACCTCTGTTGCCTTTGCTCTAGGTCTAGAAGGGTGGCTCTTGGGTAACGGCTTCCGAGAGGGAAATCACCAACTCCTCTCACAACGAAGCACATCGGTATTGCTAATTACCACCGGGTTTGGGTTGCTATGGCTGGGTGCTTATATTCTCATTGGGCACTGGCTCAATCCTGACATTTTCCCCTATTCTGTAGTTCTTCTTTGTGCACTTTCTGTATGGTTTGAAGAAATATTGAATGTTGTTGCCACGACATTTAAGACTGCGCTCCATAACTTTATTACATTTTGGATCATTACCGGTTCACAATTTTTGTTAATTACCCTGATTTTTATCCAGGCAATATCCGGTCAAGATCAATTGCTGCCCTTTCTTCAATTTCGGGTTCTTGGAATGGCGTTTTCTGCCGGAGTGGCATTATTAGTAATGGAGAAATTCATTTCATTTCGAGTGGCCCGAGACGAAATAATTAATACACTGAAGGCGTGTCCACCCTTTGCACTCTCGCTCACGCTAAACCTCGTTTATGAACGTATCGATGTGGTGATCGTTGGAGCCTGGCTGGGAAAAGAGTTGGTTGGTATATACACACCGGCAACAACCATCTTGATAGCATTATTTCTGATTCCCGGAACGCTTTATGGCATTATTTCACCGCTGATGAGCCAATTAGCCGTACAATCGTTTGTACGCTTGAAGCGCTTTTTTTACCGAACTCTTCTGGGAAGTGCTGGTCTAGGGTTTTGTTTAACGCTCTCTCTATATTTTGTAGCGCCGCACTTGATTCTTTGGCTGTATGGGCCAGATTATCAACAAGCAGGAGTTTTACTCGCAGTTCTCAGTGGTGTCTTGTTTTTCCGTAGTCTGACCTTCCCTTTAGCTGCGTTTTTAATTGCGGTGCGCTGGCAAACAAAACGCTTGTTGCCTCAAACGCTTTCTGCAGCTACAAATTTAGTCCTCAATCTGTTGATTGTTCAAACACGAGGCGTCCGAGGGGTTGCATGGGTGTATGTATTGTCAGAGGCTATACTTATGATTGGTCATCTACTTCTGGCGACCGTTTGGCTATTCAAGGCAAGGGAAAAGGGTCTCCGAACATTGTGA
- a CDS encoding polysaccharide pyruvyl transferase family protein yields the protein MGVCIVRGYTYDWSSTSGDRLAIQGKGKGSPNIVNILITNVHSVRNAGDAVLLEVTLSEIGSIFPEANITVSMNDPDDYRPWGREKVVGSFIQWFKSGVGKRGDWKIGHLLLAPYWLGRAILAALVFRWTGLPLFLPRNPERRRLLMAYFDADLIISCPGNFFLSGSGLGLPLFLAVFSLAYGWLVGKPLYMMQQSVGPLRRFIDRVVVTWLLRRLRIIFLRDSRSMETLRSLNFEHPRCFVIPDVAFLYQGDGDVGRFLEILQTTRGMQRPFIGVTVIDFGTQNRFFYRQKSYEKAIVDALSYFVRKHGGSIFVFPQVCGPSEAEDDRIPGQRIVEALIKKNIPAIWIDTPWRPNELQAAYGQMDMFVGTRLHSNIFAMTAGTPVIAIAYYYKTYGIMQMLELSEWVQDIQTVDSEKLANLLEELWKRHNAIRRHLGSRLPTIREQAHSAVQFIQSDFRLLSR from the coding sequence ATGGGTGTATGTATTGTCAGAGGCTATACTTATGATTGGTCATCTACTTCTGGCGACCGTTTGGCTATTCAAGGCAAGGGAAAAGGGTCTCCGAACATTGTGAATATTCTGATTACGAACGTTCATTCAGTACGGAATGCAGGCGATGCAGTTCTTCTCGAAGTCACGCTGAGCGAAATTGGAAGTATCTTTCCTGAGGCGAATATTACTGTATCTATGAACGATCCTGATGATTATAGACCTTGGGGAAGAGAGAAGGTTGTTGGATCATTTATCCAGTGGTTCAAGTCAGGTGTTGGTAAACGTGGAGATTGGAAAATTGGGCACCTGCTGCTCGCTCCATATTGGCTTGGGCGGGCTATTTTGGCGGCTTTGGTTTTCCGGTGGACAGGTCTCCCGTTGTTCTTGCCACGCAACCCTGAGCGTCGCCGCCTGTTAATGGCCTACTTTGATGCGGATTTGATCATTAGTTGCCCTGGGAATTTCTTTTTAAGCGGCTCTGGCTTAGGGTTACCCCTCTTTTTGGCTGTGTTTTCGCTTGCGTACGGATGGCTAGTAGGCAAGCCTTTGTACATGATGCAGCAGTCTGTTGGGCCGTTGCGACGCTTCATTGATCGGGTAGTTGTAACTTGGCTGTTGCGAAGGCTTCGGATAATCTTTTTGCGTGATAGCCGCTCCATGGAAACGCTGCGATCATTAAATTTTGAGCATCCGCGCTGCTTTGTCATTCCAGATGTGGCGTTTCTTTATCAGGGGGACGGTGATGTAGGACGATTTCTTGAAATCCTTCAAACGACTAGGGGGATGCAGCGCCCTTTTATCGGTGTCACTGTCATTGATTTCGGAACGCAGAATCGGTTTTTTTATCGACAAAAGAGCTATGAAAAGGCGATAGTTGATGCGCTTAGTTACTTTGTGCGAAAACACGGCGGGTCAATATTTGTATTCCCACAGGTTTGTGGTCCGAGCGAAGCTGAAGACGACCGAATTCCCGGCCAGCGCATCGTTGAAGCTCTGATAAAAAAGAATATCCCAGCTATCTGGATAGACACGCCATGGCGTCCGAACGAGCTACAAGCTGCTTATGGACAAATGGACATGTTTGTTGGAACACGGCTTCACTCGAATATTTTTGCAATGACAGCTGGTACCCCAGTCATTGCTATTGCGTACTATTATAAAACCTATGGAATCATGCAAATGCTCGAATTGTCCGAATGGGTGCAGGATATTCAAACCGTTGATTCAGAGAAACTTGCAAACCTCCTAGAAGAACTATGGAAGCGTCACAACGCTATTCGGCGTCATCTGGGCTCCCGCTTACCAACAATCCGTGAGCAGGCGCACTCCGCAGTGCAGTTCATTCAAAGCGACTTTAGGCTGCTTAGCCGATAA
- a CDS encoding glycosyltransferase, producing MLVPRLRVVQLVNGIALNTKMGGAERFGVELARHFDQARIEPVVAALWEWDREHEQVWRNRLAIEGVTTVIGPPKRERQAFKNFLESIVSLGRQLEKPVDVIHSQCDFGDVAALLLARQLSVKLLVRTAHNELEWAKRPWRRWIFVNSIYPLVYDMELGVSQRVVDTLNQRPMARWLHKKALVSYNAIDVARFTNGIPDTSQFIREKLNIPPTAPVIGSVGRLTKQKGYHHFLEAAAIVSATIPSAKFLLVGSGEEEANLKRMAQDLQLQNHVIFAGAQAHVEPFLSIMDVFVSSSLWEGLPTVILEALLVGVPVVGTAVSGTEELVKGSEIGCLVEPGNPRALALGILAMLSHPPDAAARRRAKDFIKHQFSITSISSQMEQLYLRLLRQKDNGGVI from the coding sequence ATGTTAGTTCCTCGTTTGCGAGTTGTTCAGCTAGTCAATGGAATCGCTCTCAACACAAAAATGGGAGGCGCTGAAAGGTTCGGTGTCGAACTGGCGCGCCATTTTGATCAAGCGCGCATTGAACCGGTCGTCGCTGCACTATGGGAGTGGGATCGCGAGCATGAACAGGTATGGCGGAATCGCCTAGCTATCGAGGGGGTAACGACCGTTATTGGTCCACCTAAACGCGAGCGACAAGCATTCAAGAATTTTCTAGAGTCCATTGTCTCGCTCGGACGGCAGCTTGAAAAGCCGGTTGATGTAATACATAGTCAATGTGACTTTGGCGATGTGGCTGCGTTGTTATTGGCGCGACAATTATCAGTAAAATTGCTTGTTAGGACTGCACACAATGAATTGGAATGGGCGAAGCGTCCCTGGCGCCGCTGGATTTTTGTAAATAGTATTTATCCTCTTGTCTATGACATGGAACTAGGTGTGTCACAACGTGTTGTCGATACTCTCAATCAACGGCCTATGGCGAGATGGCTGCACAAAAAGGCGCTTGTATCATACAATGCCATCGACGTAGCACGATTTACCAATGGGATACCTGATACATCTCAATTTATTCGTGAAAAACTAAATATCCCTCCTACAGCTCCTGTTATCGGCTCTGTAGGACGTCTAACGAAGCAAAAAGGCTATCACCACTTTTTAGAAGCTGCTGCAATCGTTTCTGCAACTATCCCATCTGCCAAGTTTCTACTCGTGGGTAGCGGCGAAGAAGAGGCCAACTTAAAGCGGATGGCTCAAGATCTTCAACTGCAAAATCACGTTATCTTCGCTGGTGCCCAAGCCCATGTCGAGCCGTTCCTATCGATTATGGATGTTTTTGTGTCTTCTTCACTGTGGGAAGGGTTGCCCACAGTCATTCTTGAAGCTTTATTAGTGGGGGTGCCCGTTGTGGGGACCGCTGTTTCAGGGACTGAGGAATTGGTAAAGGGAAGCGAAATAGGGTGTTTAGTTGAACCCGGAAATCCTCGCGCGCTGGCGCTAGGTATTCTTGCTATGCTCAGTCACCCACCAGATGCAGCGGCACGCCGACGCGCCAAAGATTTCATCAAACATCAATTTTCTATTACCTCGATTTCATCTCAGATGGAACAGTTGTATCTTCGTTTGCTCCGACAAAAAGATAATGGCGGAGTCATCTAG